A window of Streptomyces sp. NBC_01689 genomic DNA:
CCGTCGAACTCCAGGTCAGCCGCCGGCACACGCGTGAACTGCGGGACCTGCTGATGCGCCGGACCATCGGCTGAGGGGGGAACGGCGTGCCGCAGGACCCGACCGAACGGCGTGTGGTCGTCACCGGAGCGCCCCGGCGCACCCGCAGGACGTCCGGCTACTACCGGCCCCGGACCGAGATCGAGGAACAGACCACCCTCGGACACGCCTATGTCCGCTCGCTGATGCGCAGTCAACTCCGAGTCGCGCTCGTGGTGTTCGCCGTCCTGGTGCTCCTGGTCGGCCCGCTGCCCCTGGTGTTCGCCGCGATACCGGACGGAGCGGGCCTGGAATGGGCCGTGCTCGGATTCTGCGTCTACCCGCCCCTGGTCCTGCTGGCCCGCTGGTACGTCCGCCGCGCGGAGCGCAACGAGAGGGACTTCGTGCGACTGGTCGAGGACCGTTGAGCGGCCGCCGAGGACCGTCGAGGGGCGAGGCATGAGGGGACGCGCGGGACGCGGGACGACGGCCCCCGGCGGCCGTGACACGAAGGGCCCCCTCCGGTGAACCAGAACTACGCCGTGCCCGCCGTCGCCCTCGTCGTCGTCGCGACCGTCCTGGTCGGGGCGTTCGGCCTGCGCATATCCCGGACCACCTCCGACTTCTACGTCGCCTCGCGCACCGTGGGCCCCCGCCTCAACGCGGCCGCCATCAGCGGCGAGTACCTCTCCGCCGCCTCCTTCCTCGGCATCGCGGGCCTGGTGCTCGTCCAGGGCCCCGACATGCTCTGGTACCCCGTCGGATACACGGCCGGCTATCTCGTGCTGCTGCTGTTCGTCGCGGCCCCGCTGCGCCGCTCCGGCGCCTACACCCTGCCCGACTTCGCCGAGGCCCGGCTCGGCTCACAGGCGGTCCGGCGGCTCGCCGGCGCCTTCGTCGTCGGCGTCGGCTGGCTCTATCTGCTGCCCCAGCTCCAGGGCGCGGGACTCACCCTGGCGGTGCTGACCGACGCACCCGACTGGTTCGGCGGCGTGCTCGTCGCGGCCGTCGTGGTGGCCACGGTCGCCGCCGGCGGCATGCGCAGCATCACCTTCGTCCAGGCCTTCCAGTACTGGCTGAAGCTCACCGCCCTGCTGGTCCCCGCGCTCTTCCTCGTCCTCGCCTGGCAGGGCGACGGCGCCCCGCGCGACGCCTTCGACGAACCGGCCACCTTCCGCGCACAGCGGGTCGTCCGCATCGACGACACCCTCGACCTGAGACTGTCGCGGCCCCTGACCGTCACGGCGACGGGCACCGTCGACGGCCGCCGCTACGGGAACCAGCGGGTCGCCCTCCCGGCCGGCGTCCACCGCGTCGCCCGCGGCACCCGGCTGACGTTCCGGCAGGGCGACCCCGTACCGGCCGCCGACCGCGCCGGCAACGGCGGCATGTCGACCTCGCTCGCGGCCGGCCGCGAGGAACGCCCGCTGTACGCCACGTACGGACTGATCCTCGCCACCTTCCTCGGCACCATGGGACTGCCGCACGTGGTCGTCCGCTTCTACACCAGCCCGCACGGGGTCGCCGCGCGCCGCACCACCGTCGCCGTCCTCGGCCTGATCGGCGCCTTCTACCTCCTGCCGCCCGTCTACGGGGCGCTCGGCCGGCTGTACGCTCCCGAACTCAGCCTCACCGGCAACGCCGACGCCGCCGTCCTGCTGCTCCCGGACCGGGTCATCGGGGGACTCGGCGCCGACCTCCTCGGCGCGCTCGTGGCGGGCGGCGCCTTCGCGGCCTTCCTGTCCACCGCGTCCGGACTGACCATGGCGGTGGCCGGGGTCCTCACCCAGGACGTGCTGCCCTCGCGCGGTGTACGCCACTTCCGGCTCGGCACGGTCCTCTCCATGGTGGTGCCGCTCGCCGCGAGCGTGATGGTGGGCGGGCTGCCCGTCGCGGACGCCGTGGGACTCGCCTTCGCCGTCTCCGCCTCGTCCTTCTGCCCGCTGCTCGTCCTCGGCATCTGGTGGCGGCGGCTGACACCCCCCGGCGCCGCCGCCGGCATGCTGACCGGCGGCGGCGCGGCCTTCGTGGCGGTCGCCGCCACCATGGCCGGCTACCCGGGCTCCGGCGCCCTGCACGCCCTGCTCGCCTGGCCGGCCCTCTGGTCGGTTCCCCTCGGATTCCTCACCATGATCCTGGTGTCCCTGGCGACGCCGGGCCGGGTGCCGCAGGGCACCGCGGCGATCCTCGCCCGGTTCCACCTCCCCGAGGAACTCGCCGACGGCCAGGTCCACGCGGCCGGGCACACGAAGGAGGCCCAGGTATGAGCGGATTCCTGGCCGGACTGTGCGTCGCCGTGCTCCCGCTGCTCGCCGCCGGGTTCTGGCTCGGCCGACGGACCGCGCGACCCGAGAACCTCGGCGGGCTCGGCACCCCCGTCGAGCACGCCACCTTCGAGACCCTGCACACCGCCTCGCTCGCCGCGCCCCCGCTGCGCGCCGGCCTCACCGACGAGACCGCCCGCAGATCCGCGCGCCGCCTGCGCACCCTGCTCGGCACCGACGCGCTCTGCCTCACCGACCAGGACGCCGTCCTGGCCTGGGACGGCATCGGCGAGCACCACCGCACCGAGATCATGGGACGGCTCGGCGGCCCGCTGGAGACCGGCCGGGGCGAGGCCTTCCGGCTCCACTGCGACGAGCCGGACTGCGTGCTGCGCTGGGCCGTGGTCGCGCCGCTCACCGTCGACGACCGGGTGCACGGAGCGCTCGTGGCCTGCGCGCCCCGCGAATCCGCGGTGCTCGTGCGGGCCGCGGGCGAGGTCGCCCGCTGGGTCTCGGTGCAACTGGAACTCGCCGATCTCGACCGCTCCCGTACCCGTCTGATCGAGGCCGAGATCAAGGCCCTGCGCGCGCAGATCTCCCCGCACTTCATCTTCAACTCGCTCGCGGTGATCGCCTCGTTCGTCCGCACCGACCCGGAGCGCGCCCGCGAACTGCTGCTGGAGTTCGCGGACTTCACCCGCTACTCGTTCCGCAGGCACGGCGACTTCACCACCCTCGCCGACGAACTGCACGCCATCGACCACTATCTGGCGCTCGTGCGCGCCCGTTTCGGCGACCGGCTCTCGGTCACGCTGCAGATCGCGCCCGAGGTGCTGCCGGTCGCGCTCCCCTTCCTCTGTCTTCAGCCCCTGGTGGAGAACGCCGTCAAACACGGTCTGGAGGGCAAGGCGGACAAGTCGAACAAGAGCCACATCAGCATCACCGCGCAGGACGCGGGCGCCGAGGCACTGGTCGTCATCGAGGACAACGGCACCGGAATGGACCCCGACCGGCTGCGCCGCATCCTGGCCGGGGAGGTCAGCCCCTCCGGGGGCATCGGGCTGTCCAACGTCGACGACCGGCTGCGTCAGGTCTACGGCGACGACCACGGCCTCGTCATCGAGACGGCCGTCGGAGCGGGGATGAGGATCACCGCCCGGCTGCCCAAGTACCAGCCGGGCGTGCACTCGGCGGGCCGGCTGCCCCGGCCGTGAGCGCGCCACGGCGACCGGCCGCCCGTCCGCCGCGGGCCGTCACGCGCCGCCCGTCCGCCGCGGGCCGTCACGCGCCGCGCGCGGCGACCATCGCGACCGTGATCAGGCCGAGCACCACCCAGCCGAACCACAGCCAGCCGTTGCTGCCGAGCGCGACCGTGTAGGCCGTCACGACCACCAGCCCACCGACGGTGAGCACCCCCATGGTCTTCGTCGAACCGGGCATCGCACCACACCCTTCTCCCGACGGGTCCGCGGCGCGGGCCGCGGCGTGCGGCCATTTTCACCCGGCGGGAGACGGTTCGCCAGGGCTGGTGCGAGGGCCGGAAGGCGGTTCAGTTGCCGCGGGCGTTCAGCGAGGCCAGATAGGCGTTGTACGCCTCGAGCTCCTTGTCGCCGTCGCGGTCGGCCGCGCGGTCCGTACGGCGGGCCTGGCGCTGCTCGGAGCCGTACCACTGGAAGAGCAGCGCGAGCAGCACCAGGACGGACGGGATCTCGCTGAACGCCCAGGCGATGCCGCCCGCCGCGTTCTGGTCGCTGAGCGCGTCGATGGCGAGCGAGGCGGGCGGGTTCTTGTACGTGTCGACCATCGGCGTGGACGCCATCATCAGCGCGATGCCGAAGAACGCGTGGAACGGCATGCCCGCGAAGAGCTCCAGCATGCGCATCAGATAACCCGGCCGGTGCGGGCCGGGGTCCACTCCCATGATCGGCCAGAAGAAGACCAGGCCGACGGCGAGGAAGTGGCACATCATCACGGTGTGCCCGGTCCTCGAGCCCATCAGGAAGTCGAAGAGGGGAGAGAAGTACAGGGCGTACAGACTCGCGATGAACAGCGGGATCGTGAACGCGGGGTGCGTGATGACCCGCAGATACCGGCTGTGCAGGAACATCAGCAGCAGTTCACGCGGCCCCTTGGTGCCCCGTCTGGCCGCGACCGGAAGAGCCCGCAGTGCGAGCGTGACCGGTGCCCCGAGCAGGATCAGGATGGGCGACAGCATGCTGATCACCATGTGCTGCACCATGTGCACGCTGAACATGACCATGCCGTAGTCGTTCAGCCGCGTGCACATCATCAGCAGCACGGTCAGCACACCGACGACGAACGAGACGGTCCGTCCCGGCGACCACGCGTCACCGCGGCGGACGAGCCGTACGACCCCCCAGCCGTACAGGCCGAGGCCCAGCAGGCAGGCGGCGAGGAAGAACGGGTCCGCGGACCAGTCGAGCCCCCTCCCCAGCGTGAACGGCGGCAGATCCATGGTCATGCCGTGCCCGCTGTGTTCCATCCGCCGGCTCCTGATTAGTACGGGTTGTGCGCTGTCTGTCCGCACCAGAGTAGAACCGTCCCCGGTCGCCGTTCCGGCCGGGGTGCGCATCCGTGCCCGGGCTCAGAGCCTCAGAGCACGCACTCCGCCTCGGCGTACCGCTCGTCCGGCACCGTCTTCAGCGTCTCCACCGCCTCCGCGAGGGACACCATCACGATGTCGGTCCCGCGCAGCGCCGTCATCATCCCGAACTCGCCCCGGTGCGCGGCCTCCACGGCGTGCCACCCGAAGCGGGTCGCGAGCACCCGGTCGTACGCGGTCGGCGTGCCGCCGCGCTGCACGTGCCCGAGGATCACCGGACGGGCCTCCTTGCCGAGGCGCTCCTCCAGTTCCAGGGAGAGCTGCCGGGCGATGCCGGCGAACCGCTCGTGGCCGTAGACGTCCTTCACGCCCTCGTCGAACGCCATGGTGCCCTCGCGCGGCTTGGCGCCCTCGGCGGCCACGACGATCGCGAACCGCTTGCCCGCCTCGAAGCGCTCGCCCACCTTGGCGGCCAGCTCCTCGATGTCGAAGGGGCGCTCCGGCACGACGATGGCGTGGGCCCCGGCGGCCATGCCCGAGTGCAGCGCGATCCAGCCGGTGTGGCGGCCCATGACCTCCACGATCAGCACCCGCTGGTGCGATTCGGCGGTCGTCTTCAGCCGGTCCAGGGCCTCCGTCGCGACGCCCACGGCCGTGTCGAAGCCGAAGGTCACGTCCGTGACGGCGATGTCGTTGTCGATGGTCTTCGGCACACCCACGATCGGCAGGCCGCCGTCCGACAGCAGCCGGGCCGCCTTCAGGGTGCCCTCGCCGCCGATCGGGATGATCGCGTCGAGGCCGAGTTCCTCGACGTGCCCCCGGGCCCGCTCGACACCGTCACGCAGATGCGCGGGCTGGACCCGGGAGGAACCGAGCATCGTGCCGCCGCGGGCCAGGATGCCGCTCACCGCGTCGAGGTCGAGCTTCAGGTAGTCGCACTCCAGAAGCCCCTTCCAGCCGTCCCGGAAGCCGATGACCTCGTCGCCGTGGTCGACGACGGCGCGGTGCACGACGGACCGGATGACGGCGTTCAGGCCGGGGCAGTCGCCGCCGGACGTGAGGACACCAATGCGCATAGCCCGAAATACCTTCTCAACGTGGGCCGGGGACCGGACCACGTTGTCCGGCTGGAATCCCGGTCACCCTACCGGCGGGACGGGGTTGTGCCGTAGCGGGCGTCCGCCTGGTGGACTCGTCCGCACAGGTGAGCGGAGAAGCCGTCAGGCGGGCTCTTCCGTATACCGTGCCGCACACCTTGGGCGCGCTTGAGGTATCCCTCAAGCGCGCCCTGGGGCGGACGTGGCGCCCGGACCGCCGGACTCCCGGGGCGCCGGCCACGGGGTGTCGCCGTGGCCGGTCCCGGAGTGGCGGGCCGGCTCAGGCCGGCTGCTGGGCGGCGGTGATGCGCTCGCCCCGGAGCGCCTCGTACCAGCGGTCGTCGATCGGCGGCAGCGCGTTCACGTCGAGCGCCAGCTTCAGCAGCAGGTCCGCGATCTGCGGGTTGCGGGCGAGCACGGGACCGTGCATGTACGTACCGAAGACCGTGTCGTTGTACGCGCCCTCGGTGCCGTCCCCCGTGCCGTTGCCCTTGCCGAGCCGCACCTGCGCGAACGGGCGCGCGGTGGGGCCGAGGTGGGTGACGCCCTGGTGGTTCTCGAAGCCGGTCAGCTGCGGCAGGCCCAGGCGGGGGTCGATGTCGCCGAGCACGTCACCGACGCACCGCTCTCCCTCGCCGCGCGTGGAGACCACGTCGAGCAGGCCGAGGCCCGGCTCGCGCTGCCCGAGGTCGTTGATGAACTCGTGGCCGAGGATCTGGTACCCGGCGCACACCGAGAAGACGATCGCGCCGTTGCCGACCGCGCGGTGCAGGCCGCCGTCGCGCCGCAGCCGCTCCGCCGCCAGCCGCTGCGGCCGGTCCTCGCCGCCGCCGATCAGGTAGATGTCGCCGGAGGTGGGGATGGGCTGGTCGCTGCGCACGTCGAGACGGGCGACGTCGAGTCCGCGCTGGCGGGCCCGGCGCTCCACGACGAGCGCGTTGCCCTGGTCGCCGTAGGTGCTCAGCAGGTCAGGGTAGATCCACACCAGACGCAGGCTGTTGTCACTCATTCTCTTCGTCCTCCGTGGCTCAGTTGCCGACACGACGCCTCAAATCCTGGAACGCGGTGTAGTTCGCGATGACCTCGATGCGGCCGGGCGGTGCGAGCTGCACGGCCTGGTCGAGGGTGTCGCATACCTGGAAGGACTGGTTCGCGACCTCGAGGCGTACCGCGAGGTCGAGCTTTCGGTCCCCGAGCACGAAGATCGGGTGCCCGGTGAGCCGGGTGTAGTCGACGTCCCACAGCCAGGAGGTGTCGGTGCCGTCGGCGCCCCGCGCGTTCACGGACAGGATGACGGGGGTGGGCGGCGGGTCGATCAGGGAGAACGTCTCCAGCCAGCCCGCCGGGTTCTTGGCGAGCAGCAGACGCAGGTCGCGCTGCATGAACTGCACCACGTCGTAGCGTCCGGCCACCGCCTGCACCTGGTACATGCGCTCCAGGGCGACCTGCGGGGGCACTCCGAAGACGGCGGCGACGGCGGCCGACGAGGCGGCGTTCGCCTTGTTGGCGCGGCCGGGCAGCTGGAGGTGGATCGGCCAGGCCGAGCCGTGCGGGTCGAGGACGTGGTCGCCGGAGAGCGCCCAGGTCGGCGTCGGACGGCGGAACCCGCAGTCGCCGCAGAACCAGTCGTCGCCGGGGCGCTGCATCACACCGCCGCAGGACGGGCAGGACCAGGCGTCGTCCTTCCACATCTGGCCGGCCGCCACCCACATGACGTTCGGCGACGAGGACGCGGCCCACACGACGAGGGGGTCGTCGGCGTTGGCCACCACGACGGCCTTGGAACCGGCCAGACCCTCGCGCCAGTGCTCGGCCATCATCCGGGTCTCGGCGGCCCGGTCGAGCTGGTCGCGGGAGAGGTTGAGCAGCGCGATGCACTTCGGGTCGGTGTCGCGCGCCACACCGGAGAGGTACTTCTCGTCGACCTCGATGACCGCGAACTTGGCGTCCGAACCGCCGGCCAGCGCCGAGGTGATGCCCGCGGGCATGTTGGCGCCGAGCGCGTTGGACACGACCGGGCCCGCGGCGCGCAGCGCCTCCGCGATCAGCCGGGTGGTCGTGGTCTTGCCGTTGGTCGCCGACACCAGGATCACGTCCAGGTGGTTGGCGAGCCTGGCCAGCAGGTCGGGGTCGAGCTTGAGTGCCACCCGGCCGCCGATCACCGATCCGCTGCCGCGTCCGGCGGCCCGCGAGACGGCCGCCGCCGCCTTGCCCGCCGTCACGGCCAGCTTGGCCCGCGGCGTCAGCGGGTCCGAGTTGCCTGACATCGTTTCTCGATCCTCCTTGCGTACGCGCCGCGCCTCTGCCCCCGGCACCGTGTGGGTCTCAGCCTATCGAGATCCACTCACGTGCCCGAATCGCGGCACCACGACGGTGCCCGCGCGACGTTCGCGCGCCAGTGAGGACCGTACCCTTGCCGCCATGCGACACGGCTCCATCCCCGGCTCCCGAGGGCGCGTCCGCCCGGTCACCCTGCTCGGCGACCCCGTCCTGCACGCGGCCTGCGAGGAGGTCACCGACTTCGGTCCCGAACTGGCCCGGCTCGTCGAGGACATGTTCGCGACGATGTACGCGGCGCGGGGCGTCGGGCTCGCCGCGAACCAGATCGGTGCGGCGCTGCGGGTGTTCGTGTACGACTGCCCGGACGACGACGAGGTCCGTCATCTCGGACATGTGGTGAACCCACGTCTCGTCGAGGCGGACGGTGTGGTCCTGCGGGGTCCCGAGGGCTGTCTCTCGCTGCCGGGTCTGGAGGCGGGCACCGAACGGTACGACCACGCCGTCGTCGAGGGCTTCACCGTGGACGGGGAGCCGGTGCGGGTGGCGGGCACCGGGTGGTTCGCCCGGTGCCTGCAGCACGAGCACGACCACCTGGAGGGCGGCCTGTACGTGGACCGGTTGCGCGGATGGCGCCGGCACCGTGTGCTGCGGCAGGCGGCGCGGGCGCCCTGGGGACGGTGATCAGGACCGGCCGGCCGGGACCGGCCGGCGGCCGTGGCCGGACCTCAGAACCCGGGACCCCCGACGCGGTCCCCGGCCGCGGCCAGCCGCCCCCACAGCAGGTCGGCCAGGCTCCGCACCAACTCGGCGCGGGTGCACGGCCGTTCGCCCAGCCACCAGTCCCCGGCGGCATGCATCATGCCGACGATCCCGTGGCCCCAGACCCGCGCGAGCTGCTGGCTGCCCGGACCGAGGTCCACCCGTTCCTCGATGACCTCGGCGAGTTCCTCGCCCATGCGCCGCAGCAGGGGCGCGGAGTGCTTGCCGACGTCGAAACCGGGGTCGCCCGGCTGTCCGCCCTCGGAGGGGTGCATCAGGAAGCGGTAGACCTGGGGGCGTGCCTCGATGGCCGCCAGGTAGGTGTCGAGGGTCGCCTCCACCCGCTCCCGGCGCTCGGCGGGCGCGTCCAGCGCGGCCCGCAGTGCTCCGAGGAGGGCGTCCGTGTGGCGCTTGGCCAGGGCCGCGTAGAGACCGCCCTTGTCGCCGAAGTGCCGGTACAGGATCGGCTTGGTGATGCCCGCCTCGGCGGCGATGGCGTTCATCGAGGCGCCGGGGCCGTCGCGGAGCACCACTCTGTCGGCGGCCTCCAGCAGTTCTCGCCGGCGGCGGTCGGCGGACCTCTGCTGATCGGTCCGCTGTGTGGTGTCCATGATCTCTCCCCACCCATGGTGATTCGGTGACGCCTGCGCAAACTAACACTCATCGGCCCATGCTCATCGAACGGGCTGCCGAGGGGGTTTCGGGAGTTGACTTTCTCTACTGGTCAGTAACAGACTCCAGTTACCGCAAGTAACATTTTAGTGCACCACTGGAGGGGACATGGCCGAGTTCACCATGGAGCTCAACGACGAACAGAAGGAGGTCCGCGACTGGCTCCACGGGTTCGCCGCCGATGTCATCCGTCCCGCGGCGGCCGAGTGGGACGAGCGCGAGGAGACTCCCTGGCCGGTCATCCAGGAAGCCGCGAAGGTCGGCATCTATTCCCTCGACTTCTACGCCCAGCAGTACTTCGACGCCACCGGTCTCGGAATACCGATGGCCATGGAGGAACTCTTCTGGGGCGACGCGGGCATCGCCCTTTCCATCGTGGGCACCGGCCTCGCCGCCGTGGGCGTGCTCGCCAACGGCACCGAGGAGCAGATCGGCACCTGGATTCCCCAGATGTACGGGGATGCCAACGATGTCAAGGTCGCGGCCTTCTGCTCCTCCGAGCCCGACGCCGGCTCCGACGTGGCCTCCATGCGCACCCGGGCCGTGTACGACGAGGCCAAGGACGAATGGGTCCTCAACGGCACCAAGACCTGGGCGACCAACGGCGGCATCGCCAACGTCCACGTCGTCGTGGCGGTCGTCGACGCGGAGCTCGGTTCCAAGGGGCACGCCTCCTTCATCGTGCCGCCGGGCACGCCCGGCCTCTCGCAGGGCCAGAAGTTCAAGAAGCACGGCATCCGCGCCTCGCACACCGCCGAGGTCGTCCTGGAGGACGTCCGGATCCCCGGTTCGTGCCTGCTCGGCGGCAAGGAGAAGCTGGACGAGCGGCTCGCCCGCGCCCGCGAGCGGGCCAGGGCGGGCGGCGGCGAGCGCGTGAAGAACGCCGCGATGGCCACCTTCGAGGCGTCCCGTCCGGCGGTCGGCGCGATGGCGGTGGGCACCGCCCGCGCCGCGTACGAGGTCGCGCTCGACTATGCGACGACGCGTGAGCAGTTCGGGCGGCCGATCATCGACAACCAGGGTGTCGCCTTCCAGCTCGCCGATATGCGTACCTCCATCGACGCGGCGCGTCTGCTGGTGTGGCGCGCTTCGTGGATGGCGGTCAACGGCAGGCCGTTCACGGCGGCCGAGGGGTCGATGTCCAAGCTGTTCGCCAGCGAGACCGCGAAGAAGGTCACCGGACAGGCCATCCAGATCCTGGGCGGCAACGGCTACACCCGCGAGTACCCGGTGGAGCGGATGCACCGGGACGCGGCGATCTACACCATCTTCGAGGGCACGAGTGAGATCCAGCGGCTGGTGATCGCCCGGACGCTCTCCGGGATGCCGATCCGGTAGGGGTGCGACGCGGGGGCGCGGGTCCGGTGCGGCCGGGGAGCGGTTTCCCGCGCCCCGGGGACGGCGCGCCGGCCTCACCGGTGCTTCAGGGGCGTGAGCTGCTCGATGTCGTAGCGGGCGCGGAGTTCCTCGATCGCCGCGTGGTCCGGCGGGCCCCCGTTGCCCAGGATCTCCAGCAGCTCCTCGAAGTAGCGCTCGTGGTCCGGTGGCGGCGACGCCTGGAAGAACATCTTGGCCGGCGTCTCGGTCGGGTTGGAGAACGCGTGCGGGCAGCCCGGCGGGACGACGATGACCGTGCCGGGGGTCGCCCTGACCACCCGGGTACCCGAACGCGACTCCCACTTCTGCCAGTTGTCGGGAGTGCGGATCCGGGGCTCGAAGGCGAGCACGTCCAGCTCGCCCTCGAGCACGTAGAACAGCTCCTCGCTGCGCGTGTGCACATGGGCGCCCACGTCGAACCCGGGCGGCACCAGCACCTCGAAGGTGGAGGCCATGCGGGAGTGCGAGCCGGTCACCTTGAACGTCACGTGCTGGGCGGGCGTGCGCACGACGCGCCCGTGACCCGGCGGTACGAGGAGCCCTTCGGGCGCGGTCATCGTCCGCTCACCACCTGACGGGCAGTGCCTCGGGGCCGCGGATCAGCGCTCCCTTTCTGAACGGGACCTGCTCCGGCGCCACGGCGAGCCGCAGCCCCGGCATCCGGTCGAGGAGCGCGTCGACCAGGAGCTCCGACTCCAGCCTCGCCAGCATCCCGCCCGGACAGTAGTGCGGGCCGAAGCCGAACGCCACGTGCGGGTTGGGGCTGCGGGAGAAGTCGATGCCGTCCGGGTCGGAGAAGACCTCCGGGTCGCGGTTCGCGGCCAGGTACGACACGTAGACCGCCTCGCCCGTCCGGATCCGTACGCCCTTGACGTCCACGTCCTCGGTCGCGATGCGGGAGAGGCCGACCGCGTTGCGGTGCGGGATGTACCGCAGCAGTTCGTCGATGGCCCGGGGACGGATCTCGGGTTCGGCCCGCAGCCGTTCGGCCAGGTCCGGGCGGGTCAGCAGGAGGAAGAACAGCTGCCCGCAGTTGTTGGTGACCGCCTCGCCGCCGATCTGGAGGAGTACGGCGAGTCCGACGGCCTCCTCCAGGGTGATCTCGTCGCGGCCCACGGCCGCGCCGAGCAGCGAGGTGACGTCCTCGCCGGTGCTGCCGCGGCGGTCGCCGACGAGCTTCGCGAAGTAGGTCCCCATCTCGTCCTTCGCCTTCTCGCTGACGTCGGCGCCGTGCGAGGAGGAGAGGATGAACTGGGTCCAGGTGTGCATGCTCTGCCGGTCCATGGCCGGCACACCCATCAGCT
This region includes:
- a CDS encoding MurT ligase domain-containing protein — protein: MSGNSDPLTPRAKLAVTAGKAAAAVSRAAGRGSGSVIGGRVALKLDPDLLARLANHLDVILVSATNGKTTTTRLIAEALRAAGPVVSNALGANMPAGITSALAGGSDAKFAVIEVDEKYLSGVARDTDPKCIALLNLSRDQLDRAAETRMMAEHWREGLAGSKAVVVANADDPLVVWAASSSPNVMWVAAGQMWKDDAWSCPSCGGVMQRPGDDWFCGDCGFRRPTPTWALSGDHVLDPHGSAWPIHLQLPGRANKANAASSAAVAAVFGVPPQVALERMYQVQAVAGRYDVVQFMQRDLRLLLAKNPAGWLETFSLIDPPPTPVILSVNARGADGTDTSWLWDVDYTRLTGHPIFVLGDRKLDLAVRLEVANQSFQVCDTLDQAVQLAPPGRIEVIANYTAFQDLRRRVGN
- a CDS encoding TetR family transcriptional regulator, whose product is MDTTQRTDQQRSADRRRRELLEAADRVVLRDGPGASMNAIAAEAGITKPILYRHFGDKGGLYAALAKRHTDALLGALRAALDAPAERRERVEATLDTYLAAIEARPQVYRFLMHPSEGGQPGDPGFDVGKHSAPLLRRMGEELAEVIEERVDLGPGSQQLARVWGHGIVGMMHAAGDWWLGERPCTRAELVRSLADLLWGRLAAAGDRVGGPGF
- a CDS encoding 6-phosphofructokinase, with product MRIGVLTSGGDCPGLNAVIRSVVHRAVVDHGDEVIGFRDGWKGLLECDYLKLDLDAVSGILARGGTMLGSSRVQPAHLRDGVERARGHVEELGLDAIIPIGGEGTLKAARLLSDGGLPIVGVPKTIDNDIAVTDVTFGFDTAVGVATEALDRLKTTAESHQRVLIVEVMGRHTGWIALHSGMAAGAHAIVVPERPFDIEELAAKVGERFEAGKRFAIVVAAEGAKPREGTMAFDEGVKDVYGHERFAGIARQLSLELEERLGKEARPVILGHVQRGGTPTAYDRVLATRFGWHAVEAAHRGEFGMMTALRGTDIVMVSLAEAVETLKTVPDERYAEAECVL
- the def gene encoding peptide deformylase, which translates into the protein MRHGSIPGSRGRVRPVTLLGDPVLHAACEEVTDFGPELARLVEDMFATMYAARGVGLAANQIGAALRVFVYDCPDDDEVRHLGHVVNPRLVEADGVVLRGPEGCLSLPGLEAGTERYDHAVVEGFTVDGEPVRVAGTGWFARCLQHEHDHLEGGLYVDRLRGWRRHRVLRQAARAPWGR
- a CDS encoding acyl-CoA dehydrogenase family protein, with the protein product MAEFTMELNDEQKEVRDWLHGFAADVIRPAAAEWDEREETPWPVIQEAAKVGIYSLDFYAQQYFDATGLGIPMAMEELFWGDAGIALSIVGTGLAAVGVLANGTEEQIGTWIPQMYGDANDVKVAAFCSSEPDAGSDVASMRTRAVYDEAKDEWVLNGTKTWATNGGIANVHVVVAVVDAELGSKGHASFIVPPGTPGLSQGQKFKKHGIRASHTAEVVLEDVRIPGSCLLGGKEKLDERLARARERARAGGGERVKNAAMATFEASRPAVGAMAVGTARAAYEVALDYATTREQFGRPIIDNQGVAFQLADMRTSIDAARLLVWRASWMAVNGRPFTAAEGSMSKLFASETAKKVTGQAIQILGGNGYTREYPVERMHRDAAIYTIFEGTSEIQRLVIARTLSGMPIR
- a CDS encoding sodium/solute symporter, whose translation is MNQNYAVPAVALVVVATVLVGAFGLRISRTTSDFYVASRTVGPRLNAAAISGEYLSAASFLGIAGLVLVQGPDMLWYPVGYTAGYLVLLLFVAAPLRRSGAYTLPDFAEARLGSQAVRRLAGAFVVGVGWLYLLPQLQGAGLTLAVLTDAPDWFGGVLVAAVVVATVAAGGMRSITFVQAFQYWLKLTALLVPALFLVLAWQGDGAPRDAFDEPATFRAQRVVRIDDTLDLRLSRPLTVTATGTVDGRRYGNQRVALPAGVHRVARGTRLTFRQGDPVPAADRAGNGGMSTSLAAGREERPLYATYGLILATFLGTMGLPHVVVRFYTSPHGVAARRTTVAVLGLIGAFYLLPPVYGALGRLYAPELSLTGNADAAVLLLPDRVIGGLGADLLGALVAGGAFAAFLSTASGLTMAVAGVLTQDVLPSRGVRHFRLGTVLSMVVPLAASVMVGGLPVADAVGLAFAVSASSFCPLLVLGIWWRRLTPPGAAAGMLTGGGAAFVAVAATMAGYPGSGALHALLAWPALWSVPLGFLTMILVSLATPGRVPQGTAAILARFHLPEELADGQVHAAGHTKEAQV
- a CDS encoding cytochrome c oxidase assembly protein, which gives rise to MEHSGHGMTMDLPPFTLGRGLDWSADPFFLAACLLGLGLYGWGVVRLVRRGDAWSPGRTVSFVVGVLTVLLMMCTRLNDYGMVMFSVHMVQHMVISMLSPILILLGAPVTLALRALPVAARRGTKGPRELLLMFLHSRYLRVITHPAFTIPLFIASLYALYFSPLFDFLMGSRTGHTVMMCHFLAVGLVFFWPIMGVDPGPHRPGYLMRMLELFAGMPFHAFFGIALMMASTPMVDTYKNPPASLAIDALSDQNAAGGIAWAFSEIPSVLVLLALLFQWYGSEQRQARRTDRAADRDGDKELEAYNAYLASLNARGN
- a CDS encoding sensor histidine kinase gives rise to the protein MSGFLAGLCVAVLPLLAAGFWLGRRTARPENLGGLGTPVEHATFETLHTASLAAPPLRAGLTDETARRSARRLRTLLGTDALCLTDQDAVLAWDGIGEHHRTEIMGRLGGPLETGRGEAFRLHCDEPDCVLRWAVVAPLTVDDRVHGALVACAPRESAVLVRAAGEVARWVSVQLELADLDRSRTRLIEAEIKALRAQISPHFIFNSLAVIASFVRTDPERARELLLEFADFTRYSFRRHGDFTTLADELHAIDHYLALVRARFGDRLSVTLQIAPEVLPVALPFLCLQPLVENAVKHGLEGKADKSNKSHISITAQDAGAEALVVIEDNGTGMDPDRLRRILAGEVSPSGGIGLSNVDDRLRQVYGDDHGLVIETAVGAGMRITARLPKYQPGVHSAGRLPRP
- a CDS encoding type 1 glutamine amidotransferase, whose amino-acid sequence is MSDNSLRLVWIYPDLLSTYGDQGNALVVERRARQRGLDVARLDVRSDQPIPTSGDIYLIGGGEDRPQRLAAERLRRDGGLHRAVGNGAIVFSVCAGYQILGHEFINDLGQREPGLGLLDVVSTRGEGERCVGDVLGDIDPRLGLPQLTGFENHQGVTHLGPTARPFAQVRLGKGNGTGDGTEGAYNDTVFGTYMHGPVLARNPQIADLLLKLALDVNALPPIDDRWYEALRGERITAAQQPA